The Terriglobales bacterium genome contains the following window.
CTGCGGCACGATCGCCTGTGAGTACAGGCGCATCAGTTCTTCCGAAGCCTTGGCCGCCAGGTATTGCTGCTTCAGTGCGAAGTCGACCTCGGTGCGGCGGTCGTCGCGGCTGCGCTCGGCGGCAGCCTGCTCTTCTCCCGCCTCCCGGATCGCTTGCTTCTGCTTGCTCTTGTAGAAGACCGGGATGCTGACGGTGAAGGTGAAGCCGTGCATGTCGGGTAGCATGGGCCGCTGCTGGTACATGTAGGCCACGTCCAGGTCGGGATAGGCGTCCGTGCGGGCCAGCGCCAATGCGTAGTGGCTGCGCTCGATCTGGCGCTGCTCGCGCGCCAGCCCGGGATCGTTCTCGCCCGCCATCCGATAGAGGGCGGCGAGGGGGTAGTCGAGCTTCGCCGGCTGGAAGGCGGCAGCCGGCGGCAGCGCCGCTTCCGGGTCACGGAAGAGCAGGGCGTTCAGCCGCGCCTGCGCCGTCCGCTGCTGCGCCTCCAGCACGGTCAGGCGCTGGTCCAGCAGCGAGATCTCGGTCTGCGCCCGCAGCACGTCCTGCTGCAGGCCCTTGCCTACCTGGTAGCGGGCCTCGGCGATCTTGGCCAGCTTCTGCAGCAGGGCCTTATTCTGCGAGGTGATCTCCAGGGCCTTCTGGGCGAAGAAGTATTCGTAGTAGGCAGCTTTGACCTCGGCGGTCACGCGCCGCCGCACTGCCTCCGCGTCGGCCTCCTCCGCGCCCACCTCGCTCCCGGCGATCGCGCCGCGCAGCTTGAGCTTGCCGGGATAGGGGATCTCCTGCATGGCGCTGACCCCGCGGTAGCTCGAAGGATCGCCGTCCTGCACCGAGAAGGGCTGGATATTGCCCATCCAGCCCACCGAGAACTTGGGATCGGGCAAGGCGCGCGCCTGCGGGATGCGGGCGCGCTGCGCCGCCACCCGGTGTTCGGCCGCCTGCACCGCCGGATTCTGGGCCAGTGCCTCACGCACCAGCTCATCCACGGTGACGGTGGTCTCCGCCGCCGCGGGGACGGGTGAGTCCGGTAAACCCGCTGGCCCGTAGGCCAGCGCCGGCGCCACCGCCAAAATCACCGAGAGTATGAGGAGTGAGACTCTCTTCCTGTCCATGACACCTCTCGCTTCCGTTTGAAGTTGCGCAGACACTCAGGCGCCGGAGCGCCTGAGCCGGAATGACAGGAGAAGAGACGCTAAATCAGGAACACGCAGTTGAGCGCTTGCG
Protein-coding sequences here:
- a CDS encoding TolC family protein; protein product: MDRKRVSLLILSVILAVAPALAYGPAGLPDSPVPAAAETTVTVDELVREALAQNPAVQAAEHRVAAQRARIPQARALPDPKFSVGWMGNIQPFSVQDGDPSSYRGVSAMQEIPYPGKLKLRGAIAGSEVGAEEADAEAVRRRVTAEVKAAYYEYFFAQKALEITSQNKALLQKLAKIAEARYQVGKGLQQDVLRAQTEISLLDQRLTVLEAQQRTAQARLNALLFRDPEAALPPAAAFQPAKLDYPLAALYRMAGENDPGLAREQRQIERSHYALALARTDAYPDLDVAYMYQQRPMLPDMHGFTFTVSIPVFYKSKQKQAIREAGEEQAAAERSRDDRRTEVDFALKQQYLAAKASEELMRLYSQAIVPQSSLALESSMAAYQVGNLDFLSLMGNFTTVLDYQVGYYRELANYQIALARMEPMVGTELTK